A segment of the Geoglobus ahangari genome:
GTTGGATTAGGACTCATAGCTAATGTTCCATTCTTGACGTATATTTGGCTATCTGCCTATATCCTTACTACCTCGTGCTACAGTGTTGTTTCCACTACAAATTATGAAAGTTAATTCCTAAAGTACATCAATCATTACTCGTACGCGTTTCGATGAGGGGGAGCACTCACGAAACACGGTTAGAGATTTTTACGACTTAACTCTTGCGATAGCCTAAACTATTTATTCTAACCATGCGAAACTTCTCGCAGGATGACGTGCGAGGCCTGTGGTGGAAAGGGCTACGTTGAGGTGGAGGAGACCTGCAAGGTCTGCGGAGGTTCGGGAAAGGCGAAGAGCTTCGATCCCAAGATAACGGCAGAGCTAAGCGATGAGCAGCTCAAGATGTTCCTTCAGGGTGTGTGCGGAGCCTGCAGGGGGACTGGAAAGATCAAAAGGATGGAGGTGTGCAAGTCCTGCAACGGAACAGGAAAGGCAGGGAAATGCAGGATTTGCGGCAAAAAGGTGATTGGAAACCACGATCTGTGTCCTGAGTGCAGGAGAAAACCTCACGCTTATCTGCTCAAAAACAGCTGCGGTCTGGAGGATGTTAAGTTAAACAGGATTTACGTGGGCAAGGTTTCGGGAGTAACGGATATAGGCGTTTTTGTGAACCTCAACAAGAGGCTCAGGGGCCTAATTCACAGGAGGAACGTTGGAAAGGCCAAGCTGAGCGAGAATGATCAGGTCTTCGTCAAGGTGGAGAACATAAGACCCACGGGCGAGATAGATCTCGTTCTTGGGGAGAATAAGGACTACAGCATAGTCGAGGTCTCCAAAGACGCTCCGCTCTTCAAGATTTCCCAGCTCGACGGGGCAGTTGGGAAGATGATCGAGGTGAGAGGGAAGGTCGAGCACGTCAAGCTCACCGGCGGGCCGACAATATTCACGATTGCAGATGAGACTGGCCTGATCAACGCCGCAGCGTTCGAGGCTGGGGAGAGGGCCTATCCCGAGATAGAGCCGGGGCACGTGGTCAGGATCATCGGGATAGTCAAGAGGAGGGACGTGAAGCTTCAGCTGGAAGTCCTCGAAATGGAGAGGCTGCTGGGGAAGGAAGCGAGTGAGATAGAGAGGTTGATCGAGAGGGAGCTTGAGAGGAAGGCCGAGCCAGAGTTCAGGGGCTTCATGATTGAGAGCGAGGTTCTGGAGAGGCTGAAGGACGGGATGATGGCTGTTGCGAAAGAGCTGAAGAAAGCCGTGCTCGAATCGAGGCCGATAATAATCCGCCACCACTGGGATGCGGATGGCGTTTGCGGGGGTGTGGCCCTCGAAATAGCCCTGCTCGACTACATTGAGAAAGTCCATCCGGATCCCGATGCGAAGAACTATCTGGTAAGGAGGAAGGTTTCGAGAGCTCCGTTCTACGAGCTTGAGGATGTGGTCAAGGATCTGGACGAAAGTCTCGAGGACATGGCGAAGTTTGGAGACAAGATCCCGCTTGTTGTGCTCGTTGACAACGGCTCTGGGCATGAGGACATTCCCGCAGTTGAGCAAATGCTGATCTTCGGGGCGGATGTGATAACCGTGGATCACCACTTCCCGGATGATGAGGTTGACAGCTACTTGCTCCACCACGTCAACCCGTACAAGGTCGGGGGAGACAGCAACTACACATCCGGGGTGCTCTGCACCGAGATAGCGAGGATGATAACGGACAGGGATCTGAAGACCCTCCCAGCAGTTTCCGTGGTCGCGGACAGGGCGGAGGGGGAGGTTGAGAGGTATGTGGAGCTCTCGGGTTACGACAGGGAGATGCTGTACAACATAGGACTTGCTCTCGAGTTTGAGGGGTTCTTCCTGAGGTTCAGGCCCGCGAGCCAGATCATCCACGAGATTCTCGGATTCGGCAGGAAGGACAGGATGCACCGCCTCATCTCCACGCTCTCATCTCACGCAAAGAAGGCCATAGAGGAGAACGTGAAGACGGCAATGGACGGTGTGAGGGTTCAGATCCTGCCCAACGGGATAGCGCTGGCTGCGCTCGACATAGAGAATTACGCGAAGAAGTTCACATTCCCTCCACCCGGGAAGCTCACCGGCGAGGTGCACGACAGGCTTAAGAGCAAGTACGAGCGCATAGTGACCATCGGCTACGGCCCGGACTTTGCGGTGATAAGGAGCGAGGGTGTCAGCCTCGACATCCCGAGGATCGTCAGGGAGCTTCAGGAGGAGATCAACGCGGGAGTTGACGGCGGAGGGCATCTTGTTGTGGGAAGCCTGAAGTTCATTCAGGCCAAGAGAAAGGAGGTGTTGGCCAAGCTCGCCGCAAAGATCGGGAGCATCTGACCGGTTATATCTTTAGTCAACACCCCTACAGTCCACATCTTTCAGAAACGGCTTTATGTCTATCACCGGAGTTCCCGTTACCGCATCCAGCCCCTTTACTGCAAGTGTGCTGCCGCTCATCTCAATTAGCCTCACGACCGCAAGCCCAATCGGGTTTGGCCTCTCAGGCGACCTCGTGGAGAAAACACCCCTCACCTCTTCCGACCCGGGAGGCTTCGCTTTCAGCACGTTTCTGCGCGAAAGGTGGAGCCAGTACAGGATGATGAGCCTGTCGTACCTCTCCAGACCATCAAGCCCCTCGGCAAACTCCTCGTAGATCCTTATCCTGCAGAGCCTGTCGCCGAAAGCACCCTGTCTTGGAGCATCACTTCTTGAGGGATAGCAGTCCACGACCTCACCAATAGGGATTAGATTCATTTTTATCATTTTGAGACGATTCATAAATTTCTTTTTCCCTCCTTCTCCAGAGCTGTTTTCTATCCTAATAATTTTCGCATTGGGCTCTTCAAATTAAGGCGAATCAAGTAGTACCACGGATTGATAAAATACATTATTCGACATATATCAGATAATTAAGAGGGATAAAAGTTTTAAATATCTTTAAACTAGATTGATAAAAACACCTCATCAAAAAAAGGAGGAAAAGGAGGCTAAAAAATGAGCGAGATGGGATATAGGATAAAAGTAAATCTAAAAAATGGGGAGATTGAAGTTGAAGGGGACAAAGAATTCGTTAAAGATGAAATTGAAAAACTCCTTGAAAGAATTGTAGCTAAGTTTAGTCTGGCTTCATCGCTAGAAATGGATAAAGATAAAAAAGACGTATTGACACAATCAGGGGCTGTAACTGAACAAAATATGCTATTTGAATCGTTCGCAGAATTTTATAAAGCAATAGATCCAAAAAAGGAACAAGATAAATCACTGATTGCCGTATACTGGTTCAATAAATTTGAAGGAAAAGATGCTGTCACCCCCAAAGATGTTGTAGAAATATTAAAAGATGCTGGAGTACCCTTACCATCTAATATATCAAGAGATTTAAGAGAACTAGCCAGTGGTAAAAAAGCATACCTTATAAAAGTAAATGTAAAAGGCGGAAGACCTGCTTATAAACTTAGCATGACTGGAGAAAATTATGTGAATAAATTGCTTAGGGTGAATGAATGAGTCATAGTTTAGTAGAGATTATGGACCATGAAATCCCAGAAATCTTACTTCAGAAACTAGAAGAAGTTTATAATAAACTGAAACAAAACTTTTGGCTAGGAAAGTATGAAGAATGCTTAGAAAAAATCGGAAAATTTGTTGAAGTATCAATCCGTGTTTTGGAGCATATAACAACAGGCAACTTTACTTCTTTTGAAGAAGAACTGAGTATTTCAGACACCTTAAAAAAATTTGAAAACCTGCCAAAAAACGATTTTCCTGACTCAGTTAGAATACTAATTCCAAGAGTTCTTTATTCGCTTTACACATTCCGAAGTAAGCGGGGTGGCGCACATATAAAAGGAATAAACCCGAACCACATAGATGCAACCTATGTAGTCTCTGCTTGTGATTGGATTGTAGCAGAGTTAATTAGACTCTACCACACAGGAGACGAAAAAGAAGTATGGGATTTAATTAATTCGTTGGTTGATAAAAAAGTACCAGTGCTTGAAGAGTTTGGGGAAGACATTAAGATTTTAGACACTTCACTACTTGTCCCAGATAAAATATTGCTTATACTCTATAGAAAATACCCCCAATATGTTTCCAAAAAAGACCTTAAAAGATGGGTCCCAACTAAAAGTCCTTCTCATATACCAACAACCTTAAAGAATCTAGACAAAAGGGGATTAATTTATGTGAAGAGAGACTTAGTTAAATTAACAATCAAAGGAATTAAACATGTTGAAGATAACTTACTCAGAAAAGAATTAAAACTTTAGTAACTTAGCTCTTATAATTGCGTGTTCATTTTAGAGGTTGTCACAAATATTGTTTATCGAATAGAGTATTCACTTTGTTGTAATTCTAGTTAAGCTACATCGAGAATTCTACCAAGCGAGAATACAGCGGGCCCGGCGGGATTCGAACCCGCGATCTGCAGCTTAGGAGGCTGCCGCCTTATCCTAGCTAGGCTACGGGCCCAGATGGGGACAGAACCACCACAATCGTCTGTGTTTATAAATATTATGCAAAGTGGGTTTAGAATAAAAGAGCAGTCAGCTACACTAATTCTGCATCACATCAGCCTCACATCCCTCGGCATCACGTTCGTGTTCCCGCAGTTTGTGCACGCATAGTAGGTGAACCTCTCATCCTCATGCAGCGGAACGAACCTGCCGCTTCCACAGACCATACACGCCATTTCCACCACCTTTTGACATGATAAATAATTAGGGATTTAAAAACCTTTTGCTAATGAGGAGCAAAGGTGGGGTGAGAAAACGATTTATGGCTATGGCAATAATTAATTGTTGAAAATTTACGGGGCTGGGAAAATGAGGTTCTGAAGGTGTGGTAAAATTAGCGGTCGCTCAGGTCTCCCCGTAGTACATGGACAGGGAAGGCACGGTAGATGTGGCGTGCAAAGCCATCGAGGAGGCTGGAAGGAAGGGTGCGAGACTGATCGCCTTTCCAGAAACGTCCATCCCCGGGTATCCCTACTGGAGAAGCGCCACAGGATCGAGGTGGGCAGAGTACATGGTCGAGTACCAGAAAAACTCCGTGAGGATTCCCGACGATCTCGGCAGCATACTCGACTCTTCAGGAGATGCGGGCATCACCACTGTCATCGGGGTTAGCGAGCTTGACACAACTGCCGGAAGCAGGACGCTCTACAACACGATTGTCTTCATAAGCTCAGAGGGAGAGGTCATGGGAAGGCACAGGAAGCTGATGCCGACCCACGGGGAGAGGATGGTGTGGGGTCTTGGAGATGGAACCGATCTGAGGACGTACAGAACGGAGCACGGAGTGTTGGGCGGGCTGATATGCTATGAGAACCACATGACTCCTGTTAAGTCATTGCTCGC
Coding sequences within it:
- a CDS encoding DHH family phosphoesterase encodes the protein MTCEACGGKGYVEVEETCKVCGGSGKAKSFDPKITAELSDEQLKMFLQGVCGACRGTGKIKRMEVCKSCNGTGKAGKCRICGKKVIGNHDLCPECRRKPHAYLLKNSCGLEDVKLNRIYVGKVSGVTDIGVFVNLNKRLRGLIHRRNVGKAKLSENDQVFVKVENIRPTGEIDLVLGENKDYSIVEVSKDAPLFKISQLDGAVGKMIEVRGKVEHVKLTGGPTIFTIADETGLINAAAFEAGERAYPEIEPGHVVRIIGIVKRRDVKLQLEVLEMERLLGKEASEIERLIERELERKAEPEFRGFMIESEVLERLKDGMMAVAKELKKAVLESRPIIIRHHWDADGVCGGVALEIALLDYIEKVHPDPDAKNYLVRRKVSRAPFYELEDVVKDLDESLEDMAKFGDKIPLVVLVDNGSGHEDIPAVEQMLIFGADVITVDHHFPDDEVDSYLLHHVNPYKVGGDSNYTSGVLCTEIARMITDRDLKTLPAVSVVADRAEGEVERYVELSGYDREMLYNIGLALEFEGFFLRFRPASQIIHEILGFGRKDRMHRLISTLSSHAKKAIEENVKTAMDGVRVQILPNGIALAALDIENYAKKFTFPPPGKLTGEVHDRLKSKYERIVTIGYGPDFAVIRSEGVSLDIPRIVRELQEEINAGVDGGGHLVVGSLKFIQAKRKEVLAKLAAKIGSI
- the tsaA gene encoding tRNA (N6-threonylcarbamoyladenosine(37)-N6)-methyltransferase TrmO codes for the protein MNLIPIGEVVDCYPSRSDAPRQGAFGDRLCRIRIYEEFAEGLDGLERYDRLIILYWLHLSRRNVLKAKPPGSEEVRGVFSTRSPERPNPIGLAVVRLIEMSGSTLAVKGLDAVTGTPVIDIKPFLKDVDCRGVD
- a CDS encoding nitrilase-related carbon-nitrogen hydrolase, which encodes MDREGTVDVACKAIEEAGRKGARLIAFPETSIPGYPYWRSATGSRWAEYMVEYQKNSVRIPDDLGSILDSSGDAGITTVIGVSELDTTAGSRTLYNTIVFISSEGEVMGRHRKLMPTHGERMVWGLGDGTDLRTYRTEHGVLGGLICYENHMTPVKSLLALMGEEIQLRAMAGVLGS